One window of Paenibacillus albicereus genomic DNA carries:
- a CDS encoding MarR family winged helix-turn-helix transcriptional regulator: MQEAKLKEIIERYEAASSQVNRRFAALIQNKLPDGLTQEQFGIIRYLNANPDSTSTELADAFCVGKSSITSITTKLVDKRLVRRRPDDRDRRVTYLSLTEEGRIVAEEAGKVVGETLGAYISRFTEEEATQFIEMFEDLAARLKD, encoded by the coding sequence ATGCAGGAAGCCAAGCTGAAGGAAATCATCGAGCGGTACGAGGCGGCGAGCTCTCAGGTCAATCGAAGATTCGCCGCGCTGATCCAGAACAAGCTGCCGGATGGACTTACGCAGGAGCAGTTCGGCATCATCCGCTACCTGAACGCGAATCCGGACAGCACATCCACGGAGCTGGCGGATGCGTTCTGCGTCGGCAAGAGCAGCATCACGTCCATCACGACGAAGCTTGTCGACAAGCGCCTCGTCCGCCGGCGTCCAGACGACCGGGACCGCCGGGTCACGTACCTGTCGCTGACGGAGGAAGGACGGATAGTCGCAGAGGAAGCGGGAAAGGTCGTCGGAGAAACGCTCGGCGCCTATATTTCGCGATTCACGGAAGAAGAGGCGACTCAATTCATCGAGATGTTCGAGGATCTAGCGGCGAGGCTGAAGGATTAA
- a CDS encoding helix-turn-helix transcriptional regulator — protein sequence MKLARLLGITMLLLGRRRVGAQELSERFEVSVRTIYRDLEALNAAGVPVVSYPGLDGGYEILKTFQIDRQYLSMDELRSMLIALKGVQAAWSEQQLGRLLDKVSALLNRSETGVERESGAGQVVLELNPWRCGEREKRMLGQLEQALEHCRSIRMAYTDWEGKESEREIEPIGLVLRDMVWYLYGFCRLRQDYRTFRLNRIQRLEPLEERFERHSMTIQELDRRWEADGEPQIELRLLFHPSVRTRVRDDYPAQAIRQREDGWLEVDCAPYGGYWMYSRLLSYGPCVKIVWPPEAALELRRMAQGIVELYAD from the coding sequence ATGAAGCTGGCCAGGCTACTCGGCATCACGATGCTGCTGCTGGGAAGGCGCAGGGTCGGAGCGCAGGAGCTCTCCGAGCGCTTCGAGGTGTCGGTGCGCACGATCTATCGAGACTTGGAGGCGCTGAACGCGGCTGGAGTGCCCGTCGTGTCCTATCCGGGTCTGGACGGCGGGTATGAAATTCTGAAAACCTTTCAGATCGACCGACAGTATCTCAGCATGGACGAGCTGCGCTCCATGCTGATCGCCCTCAAAGGCGTGCAGGCCGCTTGGAGCGAGCAGCAGCTCGGCCGCCTGCTCGACAAGGTCAGCGCGCTGCTGAATCGCTCCGAGACGGGAGTCGAACGGGAGAGCGGGGCGGGACAGGTCGTGCTGGAGCTGAACCCGTGGCGATGCGGGGAGCGAGAGAAGAGAATGCTCGGGCAGCTGGAACAGGCGCTGGAGCACTGCCGTTCCATCCGCATGGCGTACACGGATTGGGAGGGCAAGGAATCGGAGCGTGAGATCGAACCGATCGGGCTGGTGCTTCGGGACATGGTCTGGTACTTGTACGGCTTTTGCCGGCTCCGCCAGGACTATCGGACGTTCAGGCTGAACCGAATTCAGCGGCTCGAGCCGCTGGAGGAGCGGTTCGAGCGCCATTCCATGACGATTCAGGAGCTGGATCGGCGTTGGGAAGCGGATGGAGAACCGCAGATCGAACTTCGGCTGCTGTTTCATCCCTCCGTTCGGACCCGCGTCCGGGACGACTATCCGGCACAGGCGATTCGGCAGCGCGAGGACGGCTGGCTGGAGGTCGACTGTGCTCCTTACGGAGGCTATTGGATGTACTCGCGACTGCTTAGCTACGGTCCCTGCGTGAAGATTGTTTGGCCGCCCGAAGCGGCACTGGAGCTGCGGCGCATGGCGCAAGGCATCGTCGAGCTTTATGCGGATTAA